In Candidatus Krumholzibacteriia bacterium, the sequence CGCCGGACTACTCGTAGATCTCCGCGACGACACCGGCACCGACGGTGCGGCCGCCCTCGCGGATCGCGAAGCGGAGTCCCTCTTCCATTGCGATCGGGGTGATCAGATCCACCTGCAGCTCCACGTTGTCGCCCGGCATCA encodes:
- the tuf gene encoding elongation factor Tu (EF-Tu; promotes GTP-dependent binding of aminoacyl-tRNA to the A-site of ribosomes during protein biosynthesis; when the tRNA anticodon matches the mRNA codon, GTP hydrolysis results; the inactive EF-Tu-GDP leaves the ribosome and release of GDP is promoted by elongation factor Ts; many prokaryotes have two copies of the gene encoding EF-Tu) — its product is MPGDNVELQVDLITPIAMEEGLRFAIREGGRTVGAGVVAEIYE